In one Butyrivibrio proteoclasticus B316 genomic region, the following are encoded:
- the rbr gene encoding rubrerythrin — translation MAENKWRCRAEDLKGTETEKNLLAAFAGESEARNKYTFFASKAKKEGYVQISNIFAETAANEKEHAEIWYKILSGIGTTVDCLKDAADGEAYEWKEMYPSFAKKAREEGFDEIAELFEGVAAIEKEHEERYRKLLKNVEDKLVFSRDGDCVWQCSNCGHIVVGKQAPEVCPVCNHPQAYFQLKAENY, via the coding sequence ATGGCAGAGAACAAATGGAGATGTAGAGCAGAGGATTTAAAGGGAACCGAGACAGAGAAGAACCTCCTGGCAGCATTCGCTGGTGAGTCAGAGGCAAGAAACAAATATACTTTCTTTGCGTCTAAGGCCAAGAAAGAGGGCTATGTTCAGATCTCTAATATATTTGCAGAGACAGCAGCTAATGAAAAAGAGCACGCTGAGATCTGGTATAAGATTCTCTCTGGAATCGGAACAACAGTAGATTGCCTCAAGGATGCAGCTGATGGCGAGGCTTACGAGTGGAAAGAGATGTATCCATCTTTTGCTAAAAAGGCAAGAGAAGAAGGCTTTGATGAGATTGCAGAGCTCTTCGAGGGCGTAGCAGCCATAGAAAAAGAGCATGAAGAGCGCTATAGAAAGCTCCTCAAAAATGTAGAGGATAAGCTTGTATTCTCAAGAGATGGTGACTGCGTATGGCAGTGCAGTAACTGTGGTCACATCGTAGTTGGCAAGCAGGCTCCAGAAGTTTGCCCAGTTTGCAATCACCCACAGGCATACTTCCAGCTCAAGGCTGAGAATTATTGA
- a CDS encoding flavin reductase family protein has translation MDTKAMYKLSYGLFVCTAVRGDKKNGCITNTAIQVASDPNRISIAINKANYTHDMIKDTGLCNISVLSTEASFDILKHFGFQSGRDVDKFAPDFPADSYAIAENGIPYIKLGTNAYFSLKVEKEVDLGSHTLFICEPTEMVVLSDVSSCTYEYYQNNIKPKPQPVGTTPKGETIWKCLICGYEYVGEEMPDDFICPICKHGKDDFEKIIR, from the coding sequence ATGGATACTAAGGCAATGTACAAATTATCGTATGGTTTATTTGTGTGTACCGCAGTCAGAGGCGACAAGAAGAACGGTTGTATCACCAACACCGCGATTCAGGTGGCATCTGATCCCAACAGAATTTCTATTGCTATCAACAAGGCCAATTACACTCATGACATGATCAAAGATACCGGCCTTTGCAATATTTCTGTCCTCAGCACAGAGGCTTCTTTTGACATCTTAAAGCATTTTGGGTTCCAGTCAGGCAGAGATGTGGATAAGTTCGCTCCTGATTTTCCTGCGGATTCTTATGCTATAGCTGAGAATGGAATCCCATATATCAAGCTAGGAACAAATGCATACTTTTCTCTCAAGGTAGAAAAAGAGGTAGACCTTGGATCACACACTCTCTTTATCTGCGAGCCAACTGAGATGGTTGTGCTATCTGATGTTTCATCATGTACCTATGAATATTATCAGAACAACATCAAGCCCAAGCCACAGCCTGTTGGCACAACTCCTAAGGGTGAGACCATCTGGAAGTGCCTTATCTGCGGCTATGAGTATGTGGGTGAAGAGATGCCTGACGATTTCATCTGCCCTATCTGTAAGCATGGCAAGGATGATTTCGAGAAAATAATAAGATAA
- a CDS encoding DUF6056 family protein translates to MSSAKKNTLKLILVNILWGCIIAFLAYRMPSFVDDYQHQTSFADGSRIVSVAQIFPSVATYYMTWGGRAISMFFIQLMLMLPKMVFVVVNALIYIAVANVIHQYALAFHNKMVKEKVAAGDVSMIASIIEISAIYLVLWFFMPDFSEVVTWITGTVTYLWTNLIILIFGIMYYKAYCDVSGKRDNVEYKDASKSVASVVSSIIAYIVLGFLSGLSNEAGACTILFALMLFFNYMVIKKHRTEIYQILGAISCAAGAAFLILAPGNSTRTAAANAESNNIIRNYIFRIGRESFYTLMFLMIPFAIALGHTVYRHYKQVNTESASTRGKINIPEEALFYLLAFVSVYVMTFAAGFANRIFQLPLLLICIGFASSLAMIIRSEGALALRKGIAAVLVALSIMALFEVIAGTIYSASRDSFYDRQTIYYHIYDTEGVLSGNGM, encoded by the coding sequence TTGAGTAGTGCTAAGAAAAACACACTAAAACTAATACTTGTAAATATCCTATGGGGATGCATTATCGCATTTTTAGCGTACAGAATGCCATCCTTCGTCGATGATTATCAGCATCAGACATCATTTGCAGATGGCAGTAGGATTGTGAGTGTTGCGCAGATATTCCCATCGGTTGCCACCTATTACATGACCTGGGGCGGTAGAGCGATTTCAATGTTTTTCATTCAGCTCATGCTGATGCTTCCCAAGATGGTTTTCGTGGTGGTCAATGCGCTTATCTACATAGCTGTTGCCAATGTCATTCACCAGTATGCGCTTGCTTTCCATAACAAGATGGTTAAAGAAAAAGTGGCAGCAGGTGATGTGTCTATGATCGCAAGTATAATCGAGATATCTGCAATTTATCTCGTGCTGTGGTTTTTTATGCCAGACTTTTCAGAAGTTGTCACCTGGATCACAGGAACAGTCACATACCTGTGGACTAACCTGATCATTCTGATATTTGGGATCATGTACTACAAAGCGTATTGTGACGTCTCAGGAAAAAGAGATAATGTTGAGTACAAGGATGCTAGCAAGAGCGTAGCTAGTGTGGTCTCATCAATAATTGCATATATAGTGCTGGGCTTCCTATCAGGTCTCTCCAATGAAGCTGGAGCCTGCACTATATTATTTGCGCTTATGCTTTTTTTTAACTATATGGTTATAAAAAAACACAGAACCGAGATTTATCAGATTCTTGGAGCGATTTCCTGCGCTGCAGGAGCAGCATTTTTGATACTTGCACCAGGAAACTCAACAAGGACAGCAGCTGCAAACGCAGAATCTAATAACATCATTAGGAATTATATTTTTAGAATTGGAAGAGAGTCTTTTTACACACTCATGTTTTTGATGATACCATTTGCAATAGCCTTGGGACATACAGTATACAGACATTACAAGCAGGTTAATACAGAATCTGCTTCAACCAGGGGAAAGATAAACATCCCGGAGGAGGCACTATTTTATTTACTTGCGTTTGTCAGCGTATACGTTATGACCTTTGCAGCAGGTTTTGCCAACAGAATTTTCCAGTTGCCGCTTCTTCTTATCTGTATCGGCTTTGCATCATCACTTGCGATGATAATCAGATCAGAAGGTGCTCTGGCTCTTAGAAAAGGCATAGCAGCAGTTCTGGTTGCCCTTAGTATTATGGCTCTCTTCGAGGTAATTGCTGGAACTATCTACTCAGCAAGCCGAGACTCTTTTTATGACAGACAGACAATCTACTACCACATCTATGACACTGAGGGTGTTCTTTCCGGAAATGGAATGTAG
- a CDS encoding glycosyltransferase, translated as MRSFRRFRKWGYNRFEKAGIPVIEYNFPWGPFSPQLKYQAQDFSFKRAIKKIEKEFGVPRCVHVHCCQQAISVTSYCEKKSIPYIVTEHITPLNEGDAIEKRKEKALKGARTVIAVSNALARDVMRNYGADSVVIPNIVDLREFKYSDTKPRQQDLGSQKINTFEFLSAASANHGKGFDILVKAYAKFIGETSAKTHLTIMGDGPELPIIQDLALELGITDNITFTGSYVRKEFADNLTRSDCFVLASRSETFGIVYIEALATGIPVIATKCGGPEDFVDSTNGILVPVDDVDALAIAMKEMLKDYESNASRFSSEHMKFVSEKCKEKFAPEAVANEIASKLI; from the coding sequence ATGAGATCATTTAGGAGATTTCGTAAGTGGGGCTATAACAGATTTGAGAAGGCAGGAATTCCTGTCATCGAATATAATTTTCCATGGGGGCCTTTTTCCCCGCAGCTCAAATACCAAGCTCAGGACTTCTCTTTTAAAAGAGCAATCAAGAAAATAGAAAAAGAATTTGGAGTACCGCGCTGCGTACATGTGCACTGTTGTCAGCAGGCAATATCGGTGACGAGCTACTGCGAAAAGAAAAGCATTCCATACATTGTAACTGAGCATATCACTCCTCTTAACGAGGGAGATGCTATAGAAAAGAGAAAAGAAAAGGCTCTTAAAGGTGCCAGAACTGTTATAGCAGTTAGCAACGCGCTTGCAAGAGATGTTATGAGAAACTACGGCGCAGATAGCGTCGTAATCCCTAATATCGTGGATCTTAGAGAATTTAAGTACAGTGATACAAAGCCCAGGCAGCAGGATTTAGGCTCACAGAAAATTAATACATTTGAATTCTTATCCGCAGCTAGTGCTAATCATGGAAAGGGCTTTGATATCCTTGTTAAGGCATATGCTAAGTTCATAGGCGAAACCTCTGCTAAGACTCATCTTACAATTATGGGCGATGGCCCAGAACTTCCCATTATCCAAGATTTGGCTCTAGAGCTTGGAATCACCGATAACATCACTTTTACTGGTTCCTATGTGAGAAAAGAGTTTGCAGATAACCTGACAAGGAGTGACTGCTTCGTCCTTGCGAGTAGATCTGAAACCTTTGGTATTGTTTATATTGAGGCGCTTGCAACCGGGATTCCGGTCATAGCAACTAAATGTGGTGGACCAGAAGACTTTGTGGATAGTACAAACGGTATTCTTGTGCCAGTCGATGACGTGGATGCCCTTGCTATAGCTATGAAGGAAATGCTAAAAGACTATGAAAGCAATGCGAGTAGATTTAGTAGTGAGCATATGAAATTTGTATCAGAGAAATGCAAAGAAAAATTTGCACCAGAAGCAGTAGCTAATGAAATAGCATCTAAACTGATATAA
- a CDS encoding glycosyltransferase family protein: MRILLVLDNLSSSCGANVGIIYELTKTWLAYGNEVYCLAREDKFHELDREKETTLSGVWTFKVLEDDVLNGVTKSDRWINASSLGKAFFAASHLSFLQKLVDKKYFESSEIRNEYKRQIETVCAEDNFDAVIAVTEPFYIAEALANANIGNDKYVIMMDPYTNNPSTTQRLKDKHLQKELNVFEAAQKVFALDFVGNDMDYLPAELKQKVVTFRVPKVQKLDMKTATASEHSLKPNIEKIQEFTDATTKIIFVYVGQLYDDIRNPELMLKLFTKLPENYVLNLYGGGSEKTLARYKEILGDRLILHGWVSSSESIKAQKEADVLINLNNNIKNMLPSKLIEYINTGKPILNICQIPNCPSFPYMERYPMALSASPDQNIDDIARNLKEFAQKYKGQTVDHSQIEELYADCISENVANMILKTIEKRGITQ, translated from the coding sequence ATGAGAATACTGCTTGTACTAGACAATTTATCATCTAGCTGTGGCGCAAATGTCGGTATAATCTATGAGCTTACCAAGACATGGCTTGCTTACGGAAATGAAGTATATTGCCTGGCTAGAGAAGATAAATTCCATGAACTAGATCGAGAAAAAGAGACTACCCTGAGCGGTGTATGGACATTCAAAGTTCTCGAGGATGACGTGCTCAACGGTGTTACCAAAAGTGATAGGTGGATCAATGCTTCGTCACTTGGTAAAGCTTTTTTTGCAGCATCACATCTGTCATTTTTGCAAAAGCTAGTAGATAAGAAGTATTTTGAATCATCTGAGATCAGAAATGAGTATAAGAGACAGATTGAGACTGTGTGTGCAGAGGATAACTTTGATGCAGTAATTGCTGTAACAGAGCCATTTTATATTGCAGAAGCACTAGCTAATGCAAATATTGGCAACGACAAATACGTCATAATGATGGATCCATATACCAATAATCCATCTACAACGCAGAGATTAAAAGATAAGCATTTGCAAAAAGAATTGAACGTATTTGAAGCAGCCCAGAAGGTATTCGCGCTAGATTTTGTAGGCAATGACATGGACTACCTGCCCGCTGAATTAAAACAGAAAGTAGTAACCTTCCGTGTGCCAAAAGTTCAGAAGTTGGATATGAAGACAGCAACTGCAAGTGAGCATTCTTTAAAGCCAAACATAGAAAAGATACAAGAATTTACAGATGCTACTACTAAGATTATCTTCGTTTACGTGGGCCAGTTATATGACGATATCAGAAATCCAGAACTTATGCTGAAGCTATTCACTAAGCTTCCTGAGAACTATGTTCTCAACTTGTACGGAGGCGGATCTGAGAAAACTCTAGCTAGATACAAAGAAATATTGGGAGATAGACTCATCCTTCATGGATGGGTAAGCTCATCAGAATCTATCAAGGCTCAGAAGGAAGCTGATGTACTCATTAATCTAAATAACAATATCAAGAACATGCTGCCTTCAAAGCTCATTGAGTATATCAACACAGGTAAGCCTATTCTGAATATATGTCAGATTCCTAATTGCCCATCGTTTCCATATATGGAACGATACCCTATGGCACTTAGCGCATCACCTGATCAGAATATAGATGATATTGCAAGGAATTTGAAAGAGTTTGCTCAGAAATATAAAGGTCAAACAGTGGACCATAGCCAGATAGAGGAACTGTATGCTGATTGCATTAGCGAAAACGTGGCAAACATGATCCTGAAAACTATAGAAAAACGAGGCATAACACAATGA
- a CDS encoding GNAT family N-acetyltransferase — MKLRSLQLQDAPLMLEWMHDDSVVHDLHRNFSKLTLEDCENFIRKSLESQNQNLHLAIADDDTDEYMGTISLKNINKENKSAEFGITIRKAAMGKDYSRAAMAAILDKATTELGITKVYWCVDPVNQRALRFYDKNAYKRIQLQNEQDLYTLVKESDDYSQSDMDRYVWFLYQKTGLNK; from the coding sequence ATGAAACTTCGCTCATTACAATTACAAGACGCTCCACTCATGCTTGAATGGATGCATGACGACTCTGTCGTCCATGACCTTCACAGAAACTTCTCCAAGCTCACATTAGAGGATTGTGAGAACTTTATCAGGAAAAGCCTGGAAAGTCAGAATCAGAACCTTCACCTTGCTATAGCAGATGACGATACTGATGAATATATGGGCACAATAAGCCTCAAGAATATTAATAAAGAGAATAAGTCAGCTGAATTCGGCATCACAATCAGAAAGGCAGCTATGGGTAAAGACTATTCTAGGGCAGCGATGGCTGCAATTCTCGATAAAGCTACCACAGAACTTGGAATTACCAAAGTATATTGGTGTGTTGATCCAGTTAATCAGAGAGCTCTACGCTTCTATGACAAGAATGCTTATAAACGTATCCAGCTTCAGAACGAACAAGATTTATATACTTTGGTAAAAGAATCTGATGACTACAGCCAAAGTGACATGGACAGATATGTATGGTTTTTGTACCAGAAGACAGGATTGAACAAATAA
- a CDS encoding acyltransferase family protein, with product MVFVPEDRIEQIMKSKRCFNTLQILRALAFLGIFFFHTTLLPDVFSRWSITVFLMLSGFLNAVHGCDKDIDCNPGASWKYAQRKIGRIYPLHLVMLVIAFVLYAYSVKDAIRDVLWERLPIAIGKLASNALLISDWGPKSGWWYNIFSEYNIVSWYLSLSLLLFFLTPLFLRIMHRFYGSEKAKAFMLPRVLLISALIYALTIVINIMLVNHYKDSSMLYIYESPLSRVGDYLIAMQAGYFYGQKGKKQKYQHMALPVIIVVMALAVSIFLIYVGIPRNNVIPADYSWIMNSGFYFTIPSVILIYHLVTLEGINALKLNDSRTIDMITKPLLVIASLSQYAFLIHVPAISLMHGILRRIGDVNIWLWSLISFVLTVLLSVVVDRCKKR from the coding sequence ATGGTTTTTGTACCAGAAGACAGGATTGAACAAATAATGAAGTCTAAAAGATGTTTCAACACATTACAAATACTACGCGCGCTAGCTTTCCTTGGCATCTTCTTCTTCCACACAACTCTCCTGCCTGACGTATTCTCCAGGTGGAGCATAACAGTGTTTCTGATGCTAAGTGGATTCTTGAATGCTGTTCATGGATGCGATAAGGATATAGATTGCAACCCTGGAGCTTCTTGGAAATATGCTCAGAGGAAAATAGGTCGTATTTATCCGCTGCACCTAGTGATGCTGGTCATTGCCTTTGTACTATACGCATATAGCGTAAAAGATGCTATCAGGGATGTGCTATGGGAGAGATTACCAATAGCAATTGGGAAACTAGCATCCAATGCCCTTTTGATTTCTGACTGGGGACCTAAGAGTGGCTGGTGGTACAATATTTTTAGCGAATACAACATTGTCTCATGGTATTTATCACTGAGCTTGTTATTATTCTTTTTAACACCGCTCTTCCTTAGAATAATGCATAGATTCTATGGTTCAGAAAAGGCTAAAGCTTTTATGCTGCCCAGAGTGCTACTTATTTCAGCACTGATATATGCCCTTACAATAGTGATCAACATTATGCTTGTTAATCACTACAAGGATTCATCCATGCTATATATATACGAGAGCCCTCTATCAAGAGTAGGGGATTATCTTATAGCAATGCAGGCTGGATACTTTTATGGACAAAAGGGAAAAAAACAAAAGTATCAGCATATGGCATTACCGGTTATCATCGTAGTAATGGCATTAGCAGTTTCAATATTCCTCATTTATGTTGGAATTCCGCGAAACAACGTTATTCCAGCAGATTATAGCTGGATAATGAATTCTGGGTTCTATTTTACTATACCTTCAGTAATCCTGATTTATCACTTGGTTACACTAGAGGGCATAAACGCACTTAAGCTTAATGACAGCAGGACGATAGACATGATAACCAAGCCGCTTCTTGTAATAGCCTCATTATCCCAATATGCATTTCTCATACATGTTCCTGCTATCAGCTTGATGCATGGTATTCTAAGACGTATTGGTGACGTTAATATATGGCTATGGAGCTTGATCTCGTTCGTTTTAACGGTGTTATTATCAGTTGTTGTAGATAGATGCAAAAAGCGATAA